The window AGACTTAAAAAGTATCATCGATGGCTTTTCAGTGCCAGTGTGAACAACAACAAGGAAATGGCCATCATAGGTGACATGCTTCCCAGTCAAACCTTGAATAACGATTTATTACATGCTCGGGTAGGTAATTTTGATGAATTGGCGGCATCTTATGCCGCATGGTTTCACGAGCATGACAAGAAAAGAGGGCATATCATTTCCTATTTGCTACCGAAGAAAAAATCATCTTATCCAAGTGCTCCCAAAAGCAGTTTCTATGAAAATGGAGGTGCTTTTCTCAGAGAGAGCGGTAGTGATTCTCTGGGCATTCATGCCGTGCTTTACAATATTAAGAGTCAAGATGAATGGCATACCCACCAAGAAACCAACGGCTTGGCATTATCCGGAATGGGGAACAGGCTTTTGGTCAATGGAGGGAGACTTGGTGAACCCACCCGGGCTGCAGCTTTAAACAATACCCTCACCATAGATGGTAAAGACCATGATTCCCGATTAGGCAATGGAATTGTGGAATACATTAGTCGCGAGGATTTTGACTATGCCATGGGAGATGCAGGACCGGCCCTTCCCTCGGCTTTTCACAACCGAAGCATGATTTTGTTGCACAAAACTCCGCATTCAAAAGCATATGTACTTCTTTTGGATGAGGTGGAGGTAGAGCAAGGGCAAAAGATCATCTCTTACCTGCACCCTGCCAATGAAAGTCATATTGATACCCTTTTGGTAAATGAATCCTACCGGGCTGCAATAGATCATTTTCCCACGGTAGCAGGAACTGCATTGGGCATCCATTACCTTACAAAGCCTGAGAGGATCAACCAAAGTTTGGTGGCCTCAGCAATACCTTCAAGGTATCCCAACCATCCGAAGCATTCCAGATTGGAAGCCATTTATTCTCCGGATAATTCAGGCAAGAAAAACATTGTAACATTATTAAATCCTATGGCCGAAGCCGAAAAAGGTATTCAGCTACAGCCAAGTCTTCATGGGACCTATACAGCCAATTTGCTGCAACATACGGATGGGGCAAAGGACCTTGTTTTTAACAGCCTTACACCGGATCGTAGCATTGCCTTTGACCATTTTCACTTTGAGGGGGAATTCTTCTTTCATAGGGAATCAAAAGGAGAACGAAATTTTATATTTGCAAAAAATGCCACTGATTTTAGTGACGGTGAGCTGGAATTTAAAGCAGATAAAATGCTTACCTTATGGATGAACAGTCAATTTATAAGTGTAATTGCCAATGAAAAAACAGACATTTATTTAAAAAGTAAAGCTTCAAGAAGGCTATACATTGACGATAAATTAATAGAAAATCCTGAAACTAAAGATGGCTGGATGAAAATTCCTTTGTCAGAGGGAGTACACAAGCTATATTACAAGTAATTGAATAAACCCATATAAAAATGATTAAATCAAAACACTTATTCCTGCTTATTTCAGGGATTATATTATCCCTAAATGCATTCGGCCAGAACCTTATCAGTAGCCAATACAGCGAACAAGAGCTTGCAGAAGTACTGATCCCCCTAAAAGATTGGCGACCATTTCCGGCCATTGACGATAGAGAAGCTTGGAGCAAAGCGGACAAAGAGCAAATGGAATTTTATCTAGATTATGCCAATGAAAACATCAATTATTCATGGCCTTATATTCCTGCCACCAAGTCCTTGTTGATTCACAGGAATGGAAACAGGACCGAATACCAAGAAATTAGCTTTGAAAAAAGGAGGGTTTTAGGAGCCATGATTTTGGCAGAACTGTATGAGAACAAAGGAAGGTTTATTGATCCTATAGTCAATGGGGTATGGTCCATTTGTGAAGAGTCCTTTTGGGGAGTGCCGGCACACCTTCCCAAGACAGATGAGTATTCAGGATTAATGGATGTTTCCAAGCCATTTGTTGACCTATTTGCTGCGGAGACAGCCATGTATTTGGCCTGGGCAGATTACTTTTTGGGAGAGAAATTCGATGAAATTTCTCCTCAGATAAGAAAGAGAATCAGGCATGAAACCACCAATAGAATATTTGAACCTCTGATGAACAAACATCACGGATGGATGTCCTCAAATGCCAATGGCAGGCGTCCAAATAACTGGAACCCATGGATCTGCTCCAACTGGATCAATGCGGCATTATTGCTGGAAGACGATGAGCAAAAAAGAGTAGCCCATATCAATAAAGCCACACAAGTACTGGACGAATTTTTGACACCTTATCCCGAAGATGGGGGATGTGATGAGGGACCGGGCTATTGGGGTGCCGCAGCAGCCTCGTTATTTGATAACCTTTCTTTGCTGAATGAGGCATCAAATGGAGCTTTTCAGTTTGCCTATGAGGATGAAAAAGTAAAAAATATGGGGCGCTATATTTATAGGGCGCAAATTAGTAAAGATTACTTTCTGAATTTTGCAGATGCCAGTCCCAAACCTACCATGGCGGGAGCCATGATTTACAGGTATGGCAAGGCCATTCAGGATCCCGACATGATGAAATTTGGGGCTTACTATATAGCGGAAAATGAAAAAGCCTTGCCAAGGTTTCATTATTTCAGACATTTCTTTGAAGTGTTTATGCATGAGGAATTGGAAAATGCAGAGAAGGGACTTCCATTGCCAAAAGACGTTTGGCTAAAAGACATACAGGTAATGGTAGCCCGAGACCAGGAAGGAAGCACAGATGGCTTCTTCCTTGCTGCCAAAGGTGGGCACAATGATGAAAGCCACAACCACAATGACATCGGAAACTACGTGGTATTTTACGATGGGCTTCCTGTGTTAATAGATGTGGGAAGTGGAACTTATACCCGAAGGACTTTCAGTGGGGAGCGGTATTCCATTTGGTTCAACCGTTCGGACTACCACAACCTGCCTACTGTAAATGGGCAAACGCAAACAGCCGGAAGGGCCTACCAGGCCACGAAGGTTGCTTATGAAACCAATAGAAGAAGTTCATCCATGACTTTGGATATTAGCGCATCCTATCCCGAGTCAGCAGGTCTGGTTTCTTGGCAGCGAGACCTAGCGCTAAACCGTGGGAAAAGGGTAACAATTAAAGACACCTACAAGTTATCGAAAGCTGGAGAAATCATTCAGCACCTGATGACCGTTTATCCGGTAGAGGTAGTCAAGCCCGGTTTGATTTCCATTGCTTACCAAGGCAAAGACGGAAAAGTATCCCCCTTTGAAATCCAATACAATCCAAATGATATGGAAGTAGAAGTGGAGAAAATGCCATTTGATTTACCGGAAGATGAAGGCGTCGCAAGCAAGTGGGGTCAAGACATGTACCGAATCAACCTGACAAGCAAAGGTGAAGTAAAGGCCGGCAAAATGGACTTTACCGTCAGCAAGAAATAAACTTCAATAGCCTAAAAGGCCAATAAAGTAATAATAAGCGTGGATAGGATTCACGCTTATTTTTTTTGTCCCACCCACACCGGAGGCTGAGCCTGTCGAAGCCGTAGGAATTGAAACTTTGATAACCTACCCTCACCGGAGGCTGAGCCTGTCGAAGTCGTAGGAATCGAAAAACGTTAGCAACCACCTGGCTATTTCGGGGTTAAGAAAGTTGAAAACTTTCAGCATTATAGGTCCAAGTTACACTTCGTTAAACTTGAACCAGTGGTACCGGAGGCTGAGCCTGTCGAAGGCGTAGGAATCATCACCGGAGACTGAGCCTGTCGAAGTCGTAGGAATCGAAAAACGTTAGCAACCAACCGGCTATTTCGGGTTTAATAAAGTTGAAAACTTTCCGCATTGTAGGTCCAAGTTACCCTTCGCTAAACTTGAACCAGTGTTACCGGAGGCTGAGCCTGTCGAAGCCGTAGGGGCCAAAGAGGGGTACTTCGGAAGTGGGGTAGGGTACTTCAGAACCTACCCATTGGAGTTATTAACCTCAAAATTCCAGTTATGAAGTGGGTAATTGAACCTTTTAGCCGAAAATTTCCGCCTTTTTGGCAGTGTTTTTTAATTTTTAACCAAAGCATTTGACCTAAAACTGACAAGAGAGAAAGTTTAAAGTAAAGCATTTCAGCAAAATAATGCTTTGCATTGGGTTTTTGAATTTAACTCGGATCATTTAATAGGAATTCCTGGGCTCTCTTATATAGGGTTAAAATCACTAGAGAATTAGCAGATTGTAGATTTCAATTGATAATTACCAAATGGTTGTAAATCTTGCCTTAAATATCCATGCCTTTTTATCATTATCCGTTTACAAACGTTTGTAAACGTTTAGCAAACGCTTAGCTCAAAACCAATTGTATTTTTTAAAACCCCAGTTTAAAAGCGCTAAAAGGCTTTTTTGTTTAGAAGCATTTAGTTAGTTTAGTGGGGGTATAATAAATATATACGTAACTCCCTATGGAGACTTGTTTATATACAAATGTTAGCCCACATTAAAACAACGACACGAAAAGATATAAATGGCACTTTTTAAAATAGAAAATAAAGAGCGACTTATAAACATAAAGGAACAACCTTTCAAACTTGAAAAAGACATTCAATCGGTGACAGAGAAAAATCTGAATTCAATCTTCGGACTTGACTTTGTGAAATCAGAATTCAGCCTAAATAATTTTCGTATCGACACTTTAGCGTTTGACAAAGACGCAGGAACTTTTGTAATTATCGAATACAAACGAGACAAGAATTTTAGCGTAATTGACCAGGGATATGCCTATTTGTCGTTAATGCTTAACAATAAGGCGGACTTCATTCTTGAATTTAACGAAAACTCAAAAGAGACTTTAAAACGAAATGACGTTGATTGGTCGCAATCCAGAGTAATTTTTATTTCGCCTTCATTTACGACTTATCAAAAAGAAGCAATCAATTTTAAAGACTTACCGATTGAACTTTGGGAAATAAAGCGTTACGACAATCAAACGGTCAATTACAATCAAATCAAGACTTCAGGTGCGCAGGAAAGTGTCAAGACAATCAGCAGACAAGATGAAGCGATTGAAAAAGTAACTAAGGAAATCAAAGTTTACACAGAAGACGAGCATTTAGAAAAAGGAACGGAAGAAACGAAAGAACTCTACGAAACTTTGAAAAGTGCAATTTTAAACCTTGACGAATTAGAAGTAAAGCCAAAGAAAAAATACATTGCTTTTGTATCAGGCTCAAATGTAGTGGACATACACATTCAAAAGAACGCTTTGAAAATGTGGCTAAATTTACAACAAGGCGACCTTGACGACCCGAAAGAAATTGCAAGAGACGTTTCTTCGATCGGACATTGGGGAAATGGCGACTATGAAATTGTAATGCGGACAGATGAAGAAATAGAATACATTTTAAGCCTGATAAAGCAATCATTGAAAAAGAATAAAAAATAACGTGGGCTAACAAAGCATATAGCTTATGGCGGGTGAACGGCTGCCATCAAGGTTTTCGCTCCGTAGCCAACTTTGGTTTCGGTGGACAGGAAAGTGCTTCGAAACCGCCACAAGCCATATGCAAACCGTTACAGGCAATCCTCTATATATGAAACTTATTTACTTTCAGAGCTAACGGGGTGTTGCATCATCCTGGCATTTTCTTAAATTAGTAAGGCTCTTTGTAAGGCCGATTTTCAAACTGTTGCTTCTGATTATTCGGAAAGCACGAGCGCAATCCTGGTTGGGATGCTTGCGATTACTTTAGTGGCGGATTTGGCTTATCCCAGATACCCCGTTCAGAATATTTTCTTGCCAAAAGCACATCCCCTTAGAGCCTAAGTTGTCTCATTATGGAACAGGAATTTGTATCAATGCAAGTCGTTAATCCGCAGGCTGCGGGTGTCGATGTAGGCAGTCGCTCCCATTGGGTGGCTGTGGGGCAATCCGAAAAGGATGTGCGTGAATATGGAGTCTTTAACCAGGATCTGTTCGCTTTGGCAGATTGGTTGAAAGAAAAAGATGTAAAAACAGTGGCTATGGAAAGTACCGGAACTTACTGGCAAAACTTGTATGCGGTTTTGATTTCCAAAGGACTTCATGTGGTGCTTTGTAATGGAAAGTTTACCAAAAACATCAAAGGTAAGAAAACAGATATAAAGGACTGTCAGTGGATTCAGAAATTGCATACGCTAGGACTTTTGACCAGTAGTTTTTTACCAGATGGTAAGACAGAAGAACTCCGGACCTACTGTAGGCAAAGGGCTAATCTACTTCATTTAGCAGCCTCAACATCCAAGAAGATGCAAAAGAACCTTAGGTTGCTTAACTTGAGATTGGACGTAGTGGTCAAGGATATCTGTGGGCTGACTGGCCTGTTGATTATTAGGGCTATTTGTGATGGTGAAACTGATCCAGAAAAACTGGCCTCCTTCAGGCACGGAAACTGCCGGAAAAGTGAAGAAGAGATAGCCAAAGCCTTACAGACCAATGGCAGGAAAGATTACCTTTTCGCACTCCAGCAGGAACTTGACACCTACGACCACCTCCAAAATAAAATCGATGAGTGCGATAAGGAAATTGATAAGATGCTAAATGAAATCATCCAATCCGATGACAATAAGCGGCAGCATTTTATTGATGCGAAGCCCCACAAAAGAGTCAACAAAAATACCCCAAAAGACATTGATCTTAATTTGAAGTCCTATCAAATGTTTGAAGGTACTGACTTGCTTGCTATTGAAGGGATGAGTTATTCTACTGTTCTGGCACTAATGAGTGAGGTTGGCCTTGAAGGCATCAGGAAATTCAAAACAGCCAAGCATTTTGCATCATGGCTGCGGCTTGCACCAAACAATAAAGTAAGTGGGGGAAAAGTACTTTCCAGTAAAGTTCCAAAAGGAAGCAACAGACTGAAAATCGCATTACGGAATGCTGCCAATGCCATTGGAAACCTAAAGGATTCTACACCGCTACGAGACTTCTTCCATAGAATAAGCTTTAGAAAAGGAAGGGTTTCGGCTATAAGTGCCACCACCCGTAAGTTGGCGGTTATCATCTGGAATATGGTGGTGAAGGGAGTTCCCTATATTAACCCTGAAGGCTATCTCTTCCTAGATCAGAAAAGAAAATTGGGTTTAGTTAAAAGGATAAAGAAACAAATCGATAAATTCGGTCTTACCAATGCGGACCTGGGACTCGAAATTGAGCCAATTTAAAGGTTTTTCCATACGTTAGTCAGAACCATAAGAAAACAACCAAAATATGAGAGACCACTACCAAGTAGACTGGGCA of the Cyclobacterium marinum DSM 745 genome contains:
- a CDS encoding heparinase II/III family protein — protein: MNKFKLVLTAVFGIILMLKGVLVFAQSNSHPFLIVTEDQFEAHREKAYYEPWKSMAEDALKITEEGFNQSISGAYELQDYIGAVALAYILNPEDKAKYAQKVKDLILNQYSKLKPTEKRNWGGVVPPMSSFFVAILVLDIVYNDLTKEEILACEKLIESQIFKINRKGSWTDVRLGTHGTWDIYKGVRTGPDDAYYNGIMHQITPDGVSPVTIHYAWERVGGGDSRISKAGYMDVLEFTGIDQRYYANERLKKYHRWLFSASVNNNKEMAIIGDMLPSQTLNNDLLHARVGNFDELAASYAAWFHEHDKKRGHIISYLLPKKKSSYPSAPKSSFYENGGAFLRESGSDSLGIHAVLYNIKSQDEWHTHQETNGLALSGMGNRLLVNGGRLGEPTRAAALNNTLTIDGKDHDSRLGNGIVEYISREDFDYAMGDAGPALPSAFHNRSMILLHKTPHSKAYVLLLDEVEVEQGQKIISYLHPANESHIDTLLVNESYRAAIDHFPTVAGTALGIHYLTKPERINQSLVASAIPSRYPNHPKHSRLEAIYSPDNSGKKNIVTLLNPMAEAEKGIQLQPSLHGTYTANLLQHTDGAKDLVFNSLTPDRSIAFDHFHFEGEFFFHRESKGERNFIFAKNATDFSDGELEFKADKMLTLWMNSQFISVIANEKTDIYLKSKASRRLYIDDKLIENPETKDGWMKIPLSEGVHKLYYK
- a CDS encoding heparinase II/III domain-containing protein, coding for MIKSKHLFLLISGIILSLNAFGQNLISSQYSEQELAEVLIPLKDWRPFPAIDDREAWSKADKEQMEFYLDYANENINYSWPYIPATKSLLIHRNGNRTEYQEISFEKRRVLGAMILAELYENKGRFIDPIVNGVWSICEESFWGVPAHLPKTDEYSGLMDVSKPFVDLFAAETAMYLAWADYFLGEKFDEISPQIRKRIRHETTNRIFEPLMNKHHGWMSSNANGRRPNNWNPWICSNWINAALLLEDDEQKRVAHINKATQVLDEFLTPYPEDGGCDEGPGYWGAAAASLFDNLSLLNEASNGAFQFAYEDEKVKNMGRYIYRAQISKDYFLNFADASPKPTMAGAMIYRYGKAIQDPDMMKFGAYYIAENEKALPRFHYFRHFFEVFMHEELENAEKGLPLPKDVWLKDIQVMVARDQEGSTDGFFLAAKGGHNDESHNHNDIGNYVVFYDGLPVLIDVGSGTYTRRTFSGERYSIWFNRSDYHNLPTVNGQTQTAGRAYQATKVAYETNRRSSSMTLDISASYPESAGLVSWQRDLALNRGKRVTIKDTYKLSKAGEIIQHLMTVYPVEVVKPGLISIAYQGKDGKVSPFEIQYNPNDMEVEVEKMPFDLPEDEGVASKWGQDMYRINLTSKGEVKAGKMDFTVSKK
- a CDS encoding DUF5655 domain-containing protein; the protein is MALFKIENKERLINIKEQPFKLEKDIQSVTEKNLNSIFGLDFVKSEFSLNNFRIDTLAFDKDAGTFVIIEYKRDKNFSVIDQGYAYLSLMLNNKADFILEFNENSKETLKRNDVDWSQSRVIFISPSFTTYQKEAINFKDLPIELWEIKRYDNQTVNYNQIKTSGAQESVKTISRQDEAIEKVTKEIKVYTEDEHLEKGTEETKELYETLKSAILNLDELEVKPKKKYIAFVSGSNVVDIHIQKNALKMWLNLQQGDLDDPKEIARDVSSIGHWGNGDYEIVMRTDEEIEYILSLIKQSLKKNKK
- a CDS encoding IS110 family RNA-guided transposase, with protein sequence MEQEFVSMQVVNPQAAGVDVGSRSHWVAVGQSEKDVREYGVFNQDLFALADWLKEKDVKTVAMESTGTYWQNLYAVLISKGLHVVLCNGKFTKNIKGKKTDIKDCQWIQKLHTLGLLTSSFLPDGKTEELRTYCRQRANLLHLAASTSKKMQKNLRLLNLRLDVVVKDICGLTGLLIIRAICDGETDPEKLASFRHGNCRKSEEEIAKALQTNGRKDYLFALQQELDTYDHLQNKIDECDKEIDKMLNEIIQSDDNKRQHFIDAKPHKRVNKNTPKDIDLNLKSYQMFEGTDLLAIEGMSYSTVLALMSEVGLEGIRKFKTAKHFASWLRLAPNNKVSGGKVLSSKVPKGSNRLKIALRNAANAIGNLKDSTPLRDFFHRISFRKGRVSAISATTRKLAVIIWNMVVKGVPYINPEGYLFLDQKRKLGLVKRIKKQIDKFGLTNADLGLEIEPI